A single genomic interval of bacterium harbors:
- the nusB gene encoding transcription antitermination factor NusB translates to MGYRRRGRELALKVLYRADLTHEETDCSLSSVLELLGSGEPGQEANPELESKAPSQELKRFASELVQGVREHLGEIDQLLMRTAQNWRVERMTTVDRNILRLAIYELLYCPEIPVRVSINEAIELAKRFGSAESPAFINGILDTILDLDVLGQRINPA, encoded by the coding sequence ATGGGTTACAGGAGAAGGGGGAGGGAACTGGCCTTGAAGGTCCTTTATAGGGCTGATCTGACCCATGAGGAAACAGACTGCAGCCTCAGTTCGGTCTTGGAGCTTCTGGGCTCAGGGGAGCCAGGGCAGGAGGCGAACCCTGAACTTGAGAGCAAAGCTCCCTCACAAGAACTGAAACGGTTCGCCTCGGAGCTGGTCCAGGGAGTGCGAGAACATCTTGGAGAAATAGATCAACTGCTCATGAGAACAGCCCAGAACTGGCGGGTGGAGAGAATGACCACCGTGGACAGAAACATCCTCAGGCTGGCTATCTATGAGCTTCTATATTGTCCGGAAATCCCCGTGCGGGTTAGCATCAATGAGGCTATAGAACTGGCCAAGAGGTTTGGCTCTGCAGAATCCCCTGCTTTTATAAACGGTATACTGGATACCATCCTGGACCTGGATGTCTTGGGACAAAGAATCAACCCGGCCTGA
- the ribE gene encoding 6,7-dimethyl-8-ribityllumazine synthase codes for MPVIHQGTISAEGLRVAIVASRFNEFICGRLLEGAVDALVRHGALDQDVHIIRVPGAFEIPAMARWAAHSGRFDAVICLGAVIRGSTPHFEYIAAEVSKGVAQVSMEASIPVVFGVLTTDTLEQAIERAGSKAGNKGWDAAMAAMELVQLRRALSESM; via the coding sequence ATGCCGGTAATTCACCAAGGAACAATAAGCGCAGAAGGGCTCAGAGTAGCTATAGTGGCCAGCCGGTTCAACGAATTTATTTGCGGGAGGCTCTTGGAAGGCGCTGTGGACGCCCTAGTTCGGCATGGAGCACTGGATCAGGATGTGCACATCATCAGGGTCCCAGGTGCCTTTGAAATCCCGGCCATGGCCCGCTGGGCAGCCCACAGCGGTCGCTTTGATGCAGTCATTTGCCTTGGAGCAGTTATAAGGGGAAGCACACCTCACTTCGAGTATATCGCAGCAGAGGTGTCCAAGGGGGTTGCGCAGGTATCCATGGAGGCCTCCATACCGGTGGTCTTCGGGGTTTTGACCACAGACACCCTCGAGCAGGCCATAGAGAGGGCTGGCTCCAAGGCTGGCAACAAGGGTTGGGATGCAGCCATGGCGGCCATGGAACTGGTGCAGCTTCGAAGGGCGCTGTCTGAAAGCATGTGA
- a CDS encoding branched-chain amino acid aminotransferase, which translates to MEIKIRQVQPSQAKPKPQDETKLGFGIYFSDHIFLMDYHSGSGWQNPRIEPYGPLSLDPAALVLHYGQQIFEGLKAYRRPDGGIQLFRPRDNLRRMNRSARRLCMPELDVEFTLEALKKLLVLDQDWVPRSPGASLYIRPTMIATEAALGVKVSPDYLFYIMTGPVGAYYPQGFNPTKILVEDRYVRAVRGGVGEAKTCGNYAASLLAMEEAHKNGYTQVLWLDAVNQKYVEEVGTSNIFFLMEDELLTPPLGGSILPGITRDSVIQLARDWWIPVRERPISVDEVIDGIRLGRLKEMFATGTAAVISPVGEISYRGEVYKINQGKVGELSLKLYEELQAIQYGSRPDPHGWVERVT; encoded by the coding sequence ATGGAAATCAAGATAAGGCAGGTACAACCTTCTCAGGCAAAGCCCAAGCCTCAAGATGAGACCAAGCTGGGATTTGGAATATACTTCTCGGATCACATTTTTCTCATGGATTACCATTCAGGCTCGGGCTGGCAGAATCCTCGCATAGAGCCCTATGGGCCTCTTTCATTGGATCCGGCTGCCTTGGTTCTTCATTACGGCCAGCAGATCTTTGAAGGCCTCAAGGCATACAGAAGGCCCGACGGAGGCATTCAGCTTTTCAGGCCAAGGGACAATCTCAGAAGGATGAACCGCTCGGCCCGCAGGCTGTGCATGCCCGAGTTGGATGTGGAATTCACCTTGGAAGCTCTCAAGAAGCTCCTGGTATTGGATCAGGACTGGGTGCCCCGCAGCCCTGGAGCATCTCTGTACATAAGACCCACCATGATCGCCACAGAGGCAGCCCTTGGAGTCAAGGTATCTCCAGATTATCTTTTCTACATCATGACAGGGCCGGTGGGGGCGTACTACCCACAGGGTTTCAACCCCACCAAGATCCTGGTGGAAGACAGGTATGTTAGGGCTGTGCGGGGAGGAGTGGGGGAGGCCAAGACCTGTGGAAACTATGCTGCCAGCCTTCTTGCCATGGAGGAGGCCCACAAGAACGGCTACACACAGGTGCTTTGGCTGGATGCAGTAAACCAAAAATACGTGGAAGAAGTGGGCACGAGCAACATCTTCTTCTTGATGGAGGATGAGCTCTTGACCCCACCCTTGGGGGGCAGCATCCTGCCAGGCATAACAAGGGACTCTGTCATTCAGCTGGCAAGGGACTGGTGGATACCTGTCAGGGAGCGGCCCATCTCAGTGGATGAGGTCATAGACGGGATTCGCCTGGGTCGCCTCAAGGAGATGTTTGCCACGGGTACCGCAGCCGTGATCTCCCCTGTGGGAGAGATCTCCTATAGGGGAGAAGTTTACAAGATCAACCAGGGGAAGGTAGGGGAGCTTTCCCTGAAGCTCTATGAGGAGCTCCAGGCAATCCAGTATGGTAGCCGTCCGGATCCTCACGGCTGGGTGGAACGCGTAACCTGA
- the rpsR gene encoding 30S ribosomal protein S18 has product MPAPKGRRGFGRRKVCRFCADKSLLIDYKDIKTLRFFTTERGKIVPRRISGNCAKHQRALTQAIKRARHLALMPYTTLVL; this is encoded by the coding sequence ATGCCAGCTCCTAAAGGTAGGAGGGGGTTCGGTCGCAGGAAGGTCTGCCGTTTTTGTGCGGACAAATCCTTGTTGATCGATTATAAGGACATCAAGACCCTTAGGTTTTTCACCACAGAGCGGGGCAAGATAGTGCCGCGCCGCATAAGTGGAAACTGTGCCAAACATCAGAGGGCTTTGACCCAGGCCATAAAAAGGGCCAGGCACCTGGCCCTCATGCCTTACACGACACTGGTGCTCTGA
- the rplI gene encoding 50S ribosomal protein L9: MKVILIADDPGLGSAGQVLQVKDGFARNFLIPQKKALPATPANLKRFEQMRKQIEIARDKAKAAAQVLAQRIENLELTLARQAGETDKLFGSVTSMDLERLLRENGIDVERKRIHLPEPIKSLGEFQIQVKLHPEVTAQLRVKVVRA, translated from the coding sequence ATGAAAGTCATATTAATTGCCGACGATCCAGGCTTGGGCTCGGCAGGTCAGGTATTGCAGGTCAAAGATGGCTTTGCCCGCAACTTTCTGATACCCCAGAAAAAGGCTCTTCCTGCCACCCCCGCCAACCTCAAGCGGTTTGAACAGATGCGCAAGCAGATAGAAATAGCCAGGGACAAGGCCAAGGCAGCGGCCCAGGTCTTGGCCCAGCGCATTGAGAATCTGGAGCTCACCTTGGCAAGGCAGGCTGGCGAGACGGACAAGCTGTTCGGTTCTGTGACCTCCATGGACCTGGAGAGGCTCCTGAGAGAGAATGGGATCGATGTGGAAAGAAAACGTATCCACCTGCCTGAACCCATAAAGAGCCTGGGGGAGTTTCAGATCCAGGTAAAGCTTCACCCAGAGGTTACAGCTCAGCTAAGGGTGAAGGTGGTTCGCGCCTAA
- the trkA gene encoding Trk system potassium transporter TrkA, producing MRVIIVGAGEVGVHVAQVLSREHQEVTLIEAREEVGRRVGMALDVHVKIGNGADPRVLEEAGIAQADMLIALTGRDEVNILSCLMASSLTRLPMKVARVRDQAYEAALAQLKAEPFRIDLCLHPEKETANAAVQLMEIPSGREVAEFAEGRVLLVSTTMAGNSPFLNRRLRDVQAGVASGGKILIAALRRGESLIIPHGGDLILEGDQVFLVAERQRVMEALSSLGKGVETPQRVILYGASKIAQYLASILEEKPFSVRLICSDQALCNRLLGKFKRVAVLCGEGTDQDLLLEFNVQDTDYFVSASEDEEENILACLLAKRLGAQRTMALVSRLSYTSLVSTIGVDVVLNPQMAAVDRILRHVRKGKVLRVATLGGDSAEAIEAVVGHGSELLYRPLKDLSFPQDAIIGAVVRRDGSVVIPHGETVIQEGDRVIIFAKRGAIPHVERFLTAQEELA from the coding sequence TTGAGGGTCATCATAGTGGGAGCCGGGGAAGTAGGAGTTCATGTTGCCCAGGTCCTATCTAGAGAGCACCAAGAGGTGACCCTGATAGAAGCACGAGAGGAGGTGGGCCGGCGTGTGGGTATGGCCCTGGATGTGCATGTGAAGATTGGAAACGGAGCCGATCCAAGGGTATTGGAAGAGGCAGGAATCGCCCAGGCAGACATGCTGATTGCCCTCACCGGAAGAGACGAGGTCAACATCCTGTCATGTCTCATGGCCTCCTCCCTGACTCGTCTGCCCATGAAGGTGGCGCGCGTGCGCGACCAGGCTTATGAGGCAGCATTGGCTCAGCTCAAGGCTGAGCCCTTTCGCATTGATCTGTGTCTTCATCCCGAGAAAGAGACGGCCAATGCAGCTGTTCAACTCATGGAGATCCCTTCGGGTCGTGAGGTGGCCGAGTTCGCCGAAGGACGGGTTTTACTGGTCAGTACCACCATGGCCGGCAACAGCCCTTTTCTGAACCGCCGGCTCAGGGACGTGCAGGCCGGGGTGGCTTCTGGTGGAAAGATTCTCATTGCCGCCTTGAGACGAGGGGAATCGCTCATAATACCTCACGGCGGGGACTTGATCCTGGAGGGGGATCAGGTCTTCTTGGTGGCTGAACGGCAAAGGGTCATGGAGGCTCTCAGTTCTCTGGGAAAAGGGGTTGAGACTCCCCAAAGGGTGATCCTTTACGGAGCAAGTAAGATCGCCCAATATCTGGCCTCTATCCTAGAGGAAAAGCCTTTCTCCGTAAGGCTCATTTGCTCAGATCAGGCTCTGTGCAACAGATTATTGGGCAAGTTCAAGCGAGTGGCCGTCTTGTGTGGTGAGGGAACAGATCAGGATCTGCTCTTGGAGTTCAATGTACAGGATACAGATTATTTCGTCTCAGCCTCAGAGGATGAAGAGGAGAACATCCTGGCCTGTCTTCTGGCCAAGAGATTGGGAGCACAGCGCACCATGGCTCTGGTCTCCAGGCTTTCTTACACATCCCTTGTCTCCACCATAGGGGTGGACGTGGTTCTCAACCCCCAGATGGCAGCAGTGGACAGGATTCTGCGCCACGTGAGGAAAGGCAAGGTGCTTCGTGTGGCCACCCTGGGAGGGGATAGCGCAGAGGCCATAGAGGCTGTGGTGGGGCACGGCTCTGAACTACTGTACAGGCCTCTAAAGGACCTGAGCTTTCCCCAAGATGCCATCATCGGAGCCGTTGTGCGAAGGGATGGCTCAGTGGTAATCCCCCATGGCGAGACAGTGATCCAGGAAGGTGATCGGGTGATCATCTTTGCCAAGAGAGGGGCCATACCCCATGTGGAGAGGTTTCTCACGGCCCAGGAGGAATTAGCCTGA
- a CDS encoding DUF2232 domain-containing protein, with product MGLFWFGRGSKYRFFFAFAWAPLPFRIIIFPFLPSLGCFLCTRLGRLKGLGALGLALMLGNTLAQGDLGSTAWLAQWVAQGFILAEILRRSWDLNRTLGSAVLIALALQVFMLGVWAMQREEAPWSLLTQSMEAALRQALEHYGQGAMTEQEMGRIRQAIPGVSRMAVVFLPGVFASTNLLLQWWTLLVCRRFPVIRAGLRPGPERLDEWGMPYHWVWLTILAGILMLLPVEVAGAVGINVLIFMSSVHFLQGIAVISNFFRQKQVPPLLRGIVYALIFVQQILLLAVAAIGLFDLWFDFRRRWASPALRA from the coding sequence ATGGGGCTTTTTTGGTTTGGCCGTGGCAGTAAGTACAGGTTTTTTTTTGCCTTTGCCTGGGCTCCTTTGCCTTTTAGAATAATAATTTTCCCTTTTCTTCCCAGCTTGGGATGCTTTCTTTGCACACGTTTGGGGCGTCTCAAGGGGCTGGGGGCCCTGGGTCTTGCCCTTATGCTTGGCAACACGCTTGCCCAAGGGGATTTGGGAAGCACGGCTTGGTTGGCACAATGGGTGGCTCAGGGTTTTATCCTGGCCGAGATCTTGAGACGCTCTTGGGATTTGAACCGGACTTTGGGCAGCGCGGTTCTGATCGCCTTGGCCTTGCAGGTCTTTATGCTGGGTGTCTGGGCCATGCAAAGGGAGGAGGCCCCCTGGAGCCTCTTGACTCAAAGCATGGAAGCAGCCCTACGCCAGGCCCTGGAACATTATGGTCAGGGAGCCATGACCGAGCAGGAAATGGGAAGGATAAGGCAGGCTATTCCCGGGGTTTCAAGGATGGCGGTGGTATTTTTGCCTGGGGTTTTCGCCTCCACAAACCTGCTTCTCCAATGGTGGACCTTACTGGTTTGCAGGAGGTTCCCTGTGATCCGGGCTGGTTTAAGGCCTGGCCCAGAGAGGCTTGACGAATGGGGCATGCCCTACCACTGGGTGTGGCTCACTATCCTGGCAGGAATACTTATGCTTTTGCCAGTAGAGGTGGCAGGAGCTGTTGGGATCAATGTCTTGATATTCATGAGCTCTGTTCATTTCCTGCAGGGCATTGCCGTTATTTCCAACTTTTTTAGACAAAAACAAGTACCGCCTCTTTTGAGGGGCATAGTATATGCTTTGATATTTGTGCAACAGATACTCTTGCTGGCAGTTGCAGCCATAGGGCTTTTCGACCTATGGTTCGATTTCAGGAGAAGGTGGGCAAGTCCCGCCCTCCGAGCATGA
- the trxB gene encoding thioredoxin-disulfide reductase → MAEPRWDIVVVGGGPAGLTAGLYAARDAMKTLLVERMVSGGQVATTEWVENYPGFPDGISGLELSQRMEDQAKRFGLEVLQADVQDLRVVQEPKSFQLLTSQGIQHARAVILAMGADWNRLGVPGEEEFRGKGVSYCATCDGPFFRDQEVVVVGGGDTAVEEGTYLTKMAAKVTLVHRRDRLRASPVIQQRAFSNPKMEFVWNSVVESIEGGAAGVEKVRIRELTTGRIWEKPCSGVFVFVGMVPNTGFLRGLVEMDQKGYILTDDEMRTSLPGVFACGDARRKLLRQVVTACGDGATAAKAAARYVEELKGTAYD, encoded by the coding sequence TTGGCTGAACCCCGGTGGGACATCGTTGTGGTGGGAGGGGGGCCGGCTGGCCTGACTGCGGGCCTGTACGCCGCCCGGGACGCCATGAAGACCCTTCTTGTGGAGCGCATGGTCTCAGGTGGGCAGGTTGCCACCACGGAGTGGGTGGAAAACTACCCAGGATTTCCCGATGGTATCTCAGGCCTCGAGCTATCACAACGCATGGAGGATCAGGCCAAGAGATTCGGCCTCGAGGTGCTCCAGGCTGATGTACAGGACCTCAGAGTTGTGCAGGAGCCCAAGTCATTTCAGCTGTTGACCAGCCAGGGGATTCAACACGCCAGAGCAGTCATCCTGGCCATGGGGGCCGACTGGAACCGCCTGGGTGTTCCCGGGGAAGAAGAATTCAGGGGCAAAGGCGTCTCGTATTGCGCCACCTGCGATGGACCTTTTTTCCGAGACCAGGAGGTGGTGGTGGTGGGAGGCGGAGACACTGCCGTGGAGGAGGGCACATATCTCACCAAGATGGCAGCCAAAGTGACCCTGGTGCACAGAAGGGACAGGCTGAGAGCATCTCCTGTCATACAGCAGAGGGCCTTTTCCAATCCCAAGATGGAGTTCGTATGGAATTCCGTGGTGGAATCCATAGAGGGGGGAGCCGCGGGTGTAGAAAAGGTGAGGATCCGGGAACTGACAACCGGCCGCATATGGGAGAAGCCCTGCTCCGGTGTTTTTGTTTTTGTGGGAATGGTTCCCAACACTGGTTTTCTCAGGGGCCTTGTGGAAATGGACCAGAAGGGTTATATCCTCACCGACGATGAGATGCGCACTTCCCTACCCGGGGTCTTTGCTTGTGGAGACGCCAGGCGCAAGCTGCTTCGGCAGGTTGTTACAGCCTGTGGGGACGGAGCTACGGCAGCCAAAGCAGCAGCCAGATATGTGGAAGAGTTGAAAGGCACTGCATACGACTAA
- the rpsF gene encoding 30S ribosomal protein S6, producing the protein MRRYETTFITTADLSEEELDKVLQKALGPIQSQGQLFQVQDWGKKRLAYTIRKQSRGHYTFLDYAASPSAVKELERLLRLDDSVLRFLTVMVDEEVDVEAVKAGLSQARPGGDSLEEETAAEGFPEEQPAQSEGSPEA; encoded by the coding sequence GTGAGACGTTACGAAACCACCTTTATCACAACTGCTGATCTCTCAGAGGAAGAACTGGACAAGGTGCTGCAGAAGGCTTTGGGGCCTATTCAGAGCCAAGGCCAACTTTTCCAGGTTCAGGATTGGGGAAAAAAGCGACTGGCCTACACCATTCGTAAGCAAAGCAGAGGCCACTATACTTTCCTAGACTACGCTGCCTCCCCTTCGGCTGTTAAAGAGCTGGAAAGGCTTCTGCGCCTGGACGACAGCGTGCTTAGGTTTCTAACCGTTATGGTGGATGAAGAGGTGGACGTGGAAGCCGTAAAAGCCGGGCTTTCTCAGGCCCGGCCCGGCGGGGACTCTTTGGAAGAGGAGACGGCTGCCGAGGGCTTCCCTGAGGAGCAGCCAGCACAAAGCGAAGGGTCCCCCGAAGCCTAG
- a CDS encoding riboflavin synthase encodes MFTGLVQDVGFIRRIERCGELLRFTIQSHLLDENPQMGESVAVDGVCLTAVSLGPGTFQVELSPETMERTTLGEAAPGRPVNLERALRISDRLGGHLVTGHVDGVGVLKRRQSGTRYLELEIGVPGELGRYLVEKGSIAVDGISLTINRCGNDWFGLALIPHTISRTALATKSVGARVNIECDILGKYVERLLDARARNLPSTGSGGITEELLNKHGYLS; translated from the coding sequence GTGTTCACCGGTTTGGTTCAAGATGTGGGGTTCATAAGACGGATCGAGCGTTGTGGGGAGCTGTTGCGATTCACCATCCAAAGCCATCTTCTGGATGAAAACCCACAGATGGGAGAGAGCGTGGCGGTGGATGGAGTTTGCCTCACAGCCGTTTCCTTAGGTCCCGGAACGTTTCAGGTGGAGCTTTCCCCAGAAACCATGGAGAGGACCACCCTAGGAGAAGCAGCACCGGGACGGCCGGTCAATTTGGAGCGCGCTCTCAGGATTTCGGATCGTTTGGGAGGGCACCTGGTCACAGGGCATGTGGATGGTGTGGGTGTACTGAAGAGAAGGCAAAGTGGGACTAGGTATCTGGAGCTAGAGATAGGAGTGCCTGGGGAATTGGGGCGATATCTGGTAGAGAAGGGATCCATTGCCGTAGACGGGATCAGCCTGACCATAAATCGTTGCGGAAACGACTGGTTCGGCCTGGCCCTCATTCCCCACACCATAAGCAGAACCGCCCTTGCCACCAAGAGCGTGGGAGCAAGGGTAAACATAGAGTGCGATATCTTGGGTAAGTACGTGGAAAGGCTGTTGGATGCCCGGGCCCGCAATCTCCCCTCAACCGGCTCTGGAGGGATAACAGAGGAGCTTTTGAACAAGCACGGGTATCTGTCTTGA
- a CDS encoding HNH endonuclease signature motif containing protein yields the protein MLENTSGSAKKKPSYPAEEWVPQEVLRQERQRARELRQSAWWRRKLARGICHYCRQKFPPGELTMDHLVPLVRGGKSTKSNCVPCCKQCNTKKSTLLPLEWEEYLRGFQREDSSPE from the coding sequence ATGTTGGAGAATACTTCCGGCTCCGCAAAAAAGAAGCCCTCATATCCTGCGGAGGAATGGGTGCCCCAGGAGGTGTTGCGACAAGAAAGGCAACGTGCCAGGGAACTTCGCCAAAGCGCGTGGTGGAGAAGAAAGCTGGCCAGAGGTATTTGTCATTACTGCCGGCAGAAGTTCCCACCAGGGGAGCTAACCATGGATCACCTGGTGCCCCTGGTCAGAGGGGGCAAAAGCACCAAGAGCAACTGTGTGCCTTGCTGCAAACAGTGCAACACCAAGAAAAGCACCTTGCTGCCCCTGGAGTGGGAGGAGTATCTGAGAGGGTTTCAAAGGGAAGACTCCAGCCCTGAGTGA
- the trxA gene encoding thioredoxin — protein MANENLTELSDASFETEILNSTTPVLVDFWAPWCGPCRVVGPIVEELAKEYQGRIKVAKMNVDNNPVTPGKYGIRGIPTLILFKNGEAVDQIVGAVPKGQIEAMLQKAL, from the coding sequence ATGGCCAATGAAAACCTGACAGAACTTAGTGATGCCAGTTTTGAAACCGAGATCTTGAACTCCACGACCCCTGTGCTGGTGGATTTCTGGGCACCCTGGTGCGGGCCTTGTAGGGTGGTAGGCCCCATAGTGGAGGAGCTGGCAAAGGAGTATCAGGGCCGCATCAAGGTGGCCAAGATGAATGTTGACAACAATCCGGTGACCCCTGGCAAATATGGAATCCGAGGCATTCCCACTTTGATTCTCTTCAAGAATGGTGAAGCCGTGGACCAGATAGTGGGAGCAGTGCCCAAGGGGCAGATCGAGGCCATGCTTCAAAAGGCCCTCTGA
- the dnaB gene encoding replicative DNA helicase, which translates to MSAGESLSLKVPPHHQEAERSVLGAILLDNETLLKVMEVLEPEDFYRDSHRLIYERMLECFERSEPVDLVTLSNLLRAKGQLEKAGGTDYLTLLVEQVPTAANAAYYAKIVREKAVLRKLMRKASEILKQCYEDPSDLEQFLDEVERSIFEVAEDRTRKSFFSIQEIIRNSFETIEKLYERKSMITGVPSGWIDLDSITSGFQPSDLIVVAARPGMGKTAFCLDVARHAAVVENIGVAVFSLEMSKEQIGLRLLCAEAQVDSAKLRKGLLRDSELSRLTTAAGVLSESPIFVDDTPGISALEMRAKARRLKAEHDVGLIIVDYLQLMKGRQGPERNREQEISDISRSLKALAKELNVPVMALSQLNRRVEERGDKIPQLADLRESGAIEQDADLILFIYRDDVYNKSPDNPKKGKADIIIGKHRNGPMGKVTLTFLPQFSTFEDHSTRMEAAEVY; encoded by the coding sequence ATGAGCGCAGGAGAGTCCCTGAGCCTCAAGGTCCCCCCCCATCACCAGGAGGCCGAACGCTCGGTTTTGGGAGCTATTCTTCTGGACAATGAGACTCTCTTGAAGGTCATGGAGGTGCTTGAGCCAGAGGATTTTTACAGGGATTCACACCGTTTGATCTATGAAAGGATGCTGGAGTGCTTTGAGCGAAGCGAACCGGTAGACCTGGTGACTCTTTCCAACCTGTTGAGAGCTAAAGGCCAGCTGGAAAAGGCCGGGGGCACAGATTACCTGACCCTTTTGGTGGAACAGGTTCCCACAGCAGCCAACGCCGCCTATTATGCCAAGATAGTGCGCGAAAAGGCAGTGCTCAGGAAGCTGATGCGCAAGGCCTCAGAAATCCTCAAGCAGTGTTATGAAGATCCTTCAGACCTGGAGCAGTTCTTGGACGAGGTGGAGCGTTCCATCTTCGAGGTGGCCGAGGACAGGACCCGTAAGAGTTTTTTCAGCATTCAGGAGATCATACGCAACAGCTTCGAGACCATAGAAAAACTCTACGAACGAAAGTCCATGATCACCGGGGTTCCTTCCGGATGGATAGACCTTGACAGCATAACTTCGGGTTTTCAACCCTCGGATTTGATAGTGGTTGCTGCCAGACCAGGCATGGGGAAAACAGCCTTTTGTCTGGACGTGGCCAGACACGCTGCAGTGGTAGAAAATATCGGGGTGGCTGTTTTCTCCCTGGAAATGTCCAAGGAGCAGATTGGGTTGAGGCTGCTTTGTGCTGAGGCTCAGGTGGATAGCGCTAAGTTGCGAAAGGGCTTGCTGCGGGATTCAGAGCTTTCGCGTCTGACCACTGCAGCCGGAGTACTGAGCGAAAGCCCCATTTTCGTGGATGACACCCCGGGCATCTCCGCCCTGGAGATGAGGGCCAAGGCCAGAAGGCTAAAAGCCGAGCACGACGTGGGCCTCATAATAGTGGATTACCTACAACTCATGAAAGGCAGACAGGGTCCTGAGAGAAACAGGGAGCAGGAAATATCGGATATTTCCAGGTCCTTGAAGGCCCTGGCCAAGGAACTCAATGTTCCAGTGATGGCCCTTTCCCAGTTGAACCGCAGGGTGGAAGAAAGAGGAGACAAGATCCCCCAACTGGCGGATCTTAGGGAGTCCGGAGCCATAGAACAGGATGCGGATCTGATCCTCTTCATATACAGGGACGATGTCTACAATAAGAGTCCAGACAACCCCAAGAAAGGCAAGGCTGACATCATAATTGGGAAGCATAGAAACGGACCCATGGGCAAGGTGACTCTGACTTTTCTACCTCAGTTCTCCACCTTTGAGGACCACAGCACCAGAATGGAAGCAGCCGAAGTCTATTGA
- a CDS encoding bifunctional 3,4-dihydroxy-2-butanone-4-phosphate synthase/GTP cyclohydrolase II has product MSFATIEEAIKEIRDGRMVILVDDEDRENEGDLTMAAEKVTPEHINFMAKYGRGLICVSMTEDRAAKLNLPPMVQDNTSPFRTAFTVSVDAKKGITTGISAHDRAVTVQTLVDERTTPQDIARPGHIFPLIAKPGGVLARTGQTEGSVDLARLAGLKPMGVICEIMNEDGTMARRPDLEIFAHEHGLKIVTIADLIKYRLQHERLVRRVAETVLPTAIAGEFKAIAYENDVDPNEHLALVLGTWDMEEAVLVRVHSECVTGDVLHSQRCDCGEQLHNALKMIQQEGKGALVYMRQEGRGIGLCNKLKAYVLQDQGKDTVEANLALGLPVDQRDYGVGAQILMDLGIRRMRLLTNNPTKYVALAGYGLEIVERVPLEVKPNQKNLKYLMTKRDKMGHMLKLK; this is encoded by the coding sequence ATGTCATTTGCAACAATTGAGGAGGCCATAAAAGAAATAAGGGATGGACGGATGGTGATCCTGGTGGACGACGAGGACAGGGAGAATGAAGGGGATCTAACCATGGCCGCTGAAAAGGTGACCCCGGAACATATCAATTTCATGGCAAAGTACGGCAGAGGTCTCATCTGCGTGTCCATGACGGAGGACAGAGCGGCCAAGCTGAATCTTCCACCCATGGTTCAAGACAACACCAGTCCTTTCAGAACCGCCTTCACCGTGTCAGTTGATGCAAAGAAGGGAATCACAACGGGCATATCAGCCCACGACAGGGCCGTAACAGTACAGACTTTGGTTGACGAGCGCACTACCCCTCAGGACATAGCCCGGCCCGGGCATATCTTCCCTCTGATAGCCAAGCCGGGTGGGGTCCTGGCTCGCACCGGCCAGACCGAGGGATCTGTTGACCTGGCCAGGCTGGCCGGTCTGAAGCCCATGGGTGTCATATGCGAGATAATGAACGAGGACGGCACCATGGCCCGAAGGCCCGATCTGGAGATCTTTGCCCATGAGCATGGCCTAAAGATAGTCACCATTGCAGATTTGATCAAATACAGGCTTCAACATGAAAGGCTGGTGCGTAGGGTGGCAGAGACCGTTCTGCCCACTGCCATAGCTGGGGAGTTCAAAGCCATAGCCTATGAGAATGACGTGGATCCCAACGAACACTTGGCCCTGGTACTGGGCACCTGGGACATGGAGGAGGCAGTTCTGGTCAGGGTGCATTCCGAGTGCGTCACAGGTGACGTGTTACATTCCCAAAGATGCGATTGCGGGGAGCAACTTCACAATGCCTTGAAAATGATCCAACAAGAGGGAAAAGGCGCTTTGGTATACATGAGGCAGGAAGGCAGGGGGATCGGGCTTTGTAACAAGCTCAAGGCTTACGTGCTCCAAGATCAGGGTAAGGATACGGTGGAGGCAAACCTGGCATTGGGACTTCCGGTGGACCAGAGAGACTATGGGGTGGGGGCGCAAATATTGATGGACCTGGGCATAAGGCGTATGCGTCTTTTGACTAACAACCCCACCAAGTATGTGGCCCTGGCAGGCTACGGCTTGGAAATAGTGGAAAGGGTTCCCCTGGAAGTCAAGCCCAATCAGAAGAATCTCAAGTACCTTATGACAAAGAGGGACAAGATGGGGCACATGTTGAAACTCAAGTGA